The segment CGTCAGCGGACCAAGCATCGACCATCTCCTGGAGGTTGACCAGCAGTTGGTCGGAGACGGCACCGAGGTAGGCGGCGCGGCGCGCTGCGTTGTCGGCCGTCGTGTAGTCCGTAAACGAGCGGACGCCCGGGCCGCTCTCGCTGAGGTCCTGGCCCCAGAGGAGGAACTCGATGGCGTGGTAGCCGACCGAGACGTTCTCCTCACCGCCGGCCTCGTTGAGGCCAACGAGGATCTCCCGGCTGATCGTCGGGAAGTTCTCGGGGTCGTTGATGATCCCGCTCATGAGAATCTCGTTCTCGTTCGAGGGGTCCACGACGTAGTCCACGTAGGACTCGTCGAGCGGCCACGCGTTCAGGAGGCCCTCCGGGCCATCCTCGGCATCGATGGGGCCGTTGGCGAAGCGGTAGGCCTCGGTCTGGCCGTAGGGCTCACGCGAGGCAAGCCACGCGTCCTTCGCCGCCTGGAGCGTCGCGTCGGTGGGGTTGGCGATGAAAGCGTCGACGGCCTGGTCAAGCGCGACAGCGGTGTTGTAGGAGTCCGCGTACGAGGCGGAGACCACATCGGCGTAGGCCGTAGTGGCCGCGCCGCGGTCGAGGCCCCCGCTGTCGCCGTCCGAGTCGGAGTCGCAGGCGAAGAGGGCGAGGGCAAGTGCGAGGGTGAGGCAGATAGAAAGCAACCGCATGGGAGTAGGGGCTGGCGAGAGAATCGAGAGCGTTCGAGGAACGGTCATGCTTGCGTCAACTTAGTCCAAATAGTGCGAGGACAAGTGTGGGATTTCAGGGAAAACTCTATGCAGGCTAACCTTTTTATTCGTCGCATTTAGCATAGATCCGCGCCCGCATGCTTCTGTGCTTCGAACTCTTCGGCCCACGCTTTGGCTTCGGCAAAGAGGTCGTGGGTGTGGAGGTAGCGGAAGGTCCCCGTCCGGCCGGCGAGCGTCAGGTTCTCGAACCGGGCAGCGTACGCCAGCAGCCGCTCGGCGTGCGCGCTGCTCCCGGCCGCCAGCACCGGATAGGCGTGCGCGAGCCGCACGCTGTCCACGCCCAGCACGGGGCCCGTCTCCACCGGCGTGGCCTGGAGCGCCGCGACGACCTCGCGTGCAAACTCGACGTCGGGCATGGTCCACCACGCGTCTTCGCTCTGGCAGGGGACTTCGAGCACGGCCGCGGTGCGGTCCGGCGGGGCGAGCGCGGCGCTGCGGTTCTTGGGCTCGTAGAGCCGGGTGAAGGGGACGTGCGGCTCGGGGAAGTAGAGCGAGGCGAAGGGCGAGACGCTGGACTGCGCGAGGCGGACGACCGCGAGACGAAGGTGGCGGTAGCGCAGCGCCTCGGCGGCGGCGAGCACGTCCGGCGGCGGGGCCGGGTCGAGGAGCGCGAGGAACCGCGGGAGCGGGACCGTGCTGACGACGGCCCCGGCCCGCTGCGGCGAGCGGTCGCCCACCGTCACGGTCTGGATGCGCCGTCCGTTGTGCGCGACCCGCTGCACGGGGGCTGCCGTGTGCAGCCGCTCAGCGCCGATCGCGTCCGCGAGGGCATCGACCAGCATCCCGAAGCCCTGGGTAGGGTAGTAGAACGCGCCGTCGAGGTGGGCCGTCGCCTTGCGCGCGCCGAAGACGAGTTCGCGGGCGAGCGTGCCCAGCGTCAGCCCCCGGAGCCGGCCGCCAGCGACGCGCACGTCGAGCCGGTCGGCGGGGAGTCCCCACAGCTTCTCGGAGTAGTTCAGCAGAAACGCCCGGGCGAGCGTCGGGCCGTAGCGCTGGAGGGCGAGGGCTTCGAGCGTCTCGGGCGGCGTGCGGTCTCGGCGGCGGAAAACGTTCTCGGCGAGGACGCGCAGCAGGGGGAGCCGCCCCATCTGCCGCGCCGCGTCGAGCGGGCGCAGTGGGAACTCGATCCCCCGGCCCCGCCACACGATCTGGCTCGGCACCTCGACGCGCTGCATCGCCGGGCCAAGCAACTCGCGGAAAGCGGCCGTCGCCGCGGGGTGCTTGTCGTGGAGCCGGTGCGCGCCGGTGTCCACGAGCTGGTCGCCGAAGCGGAGCGTCCGGGCGTTGCCGCCGACGTGTGGAGCCGCTTCGAAGACCTCGGCCTCGATCCCGTGCCGGCGGGCGTAGTAAGCCGTCGCGAGGCCGGCCAGCCCGCCGCCCAGAATCTGGACCGACGGCCGCTTCGGGACGAGGGTCTCGGACGTGGTAGAGCTAGCGGGCGGGACGTGCGGGTGGATAACCATAGACTGGAACCTCGGGCCACATGCGGTTGACGTACGGGTTGTGATAAAATGTGTCGGCGCGGACAGGCCGCGTGGCCGCCGCCGAGACTGGCGCGCCGACCGAGACGATGGGCAGTCCCTCAGTATAGGCTGTCGTGAGCCGGGCGAGGTCGCCCGCGTCATCGGTGTCTAGAAACACCGCCTCGATGCGCTGCGCCTCCAGCATGAAGGTCACGAGGGGGGTCGAGACGACGTGCAGGTCGGGCTGTGCGGCGGCGAGGGTGCGGACGTGCTCGGTGGCCTGGGCGATTGCGGTCGGCTGCCGGTGCTGCGCGGCGAGGACGAGCGCGACGGCGGCGTAGACCGCGAGGGCGTCGAGCGCGACGAACCGGCCCCAGCGGTGCCGCCACAGCCGCGCCCCGCCGAGAGCGAGCACGAAGAGGGCAACGGCGATGAGCGGGAGGGCGTGGCGGCTTTTGTAGAGTACGTTCTGGTAGGCCACGATCCAAACGGCATAGACGGCGGCGCAGCCGAGCAGCCACCACAGTGCGCGGCGCACGGCCTCATCTTCGCGGAGGGCCTGCACGCCCGCGACAAACGCCGCGGCGAGGCCGAGCGCGACGAGCACCGTCAGCCCGTGTCGCCCCGGCCACCAGCCGCCCAGCCCGTCGGCCCACACCGCCTCAATCGTTCGCCCGAGCCGCGTGCCCCAGCCCGCAGGCTCCGCGAGGGCCGTCCCCCCGAAAGCCATAAAGTGCCCGACCGTTTGCTGCTGGGCCGCCGCGACGAGCGCCGCCCATCCGGTATCCACAACGAGCGGCACGAGCCACACGACCGTCCCTGCGAGTCCGGCTGCGACGAGTGGCACCCGGAGCCGGGACTGCACCGCGAGGAGTCCGACGAGCGGCACGGCGACGAACGGGAGGTACGAGAGCCGTAGCCCGGCGAGGAGCCCGGCGAGGAGTCCCGCTGCCACTGCGTCCGCCGGCCGCCTGCTCTGCATCGCCCGGAGCGCGAGGGCCACCGCGCCGAGCGCAGCGGCCAGCCCCAGCAGGTCGGGCATGTAGCGCGTACCCATCAGCCACCCGAGCGGGCAGAAGAACACGACCGCCGCCCACGCGAGCCCCCGCACCGAACGGAGCCGGACGCCGAGGAGCACCAGTCCCGCCGCGATCAGGCCGAGCGTCGCCAGCCCGCCGACGAGCGCGAAGGCCACCGAGAAGCTGCCGGTGACGAGGTAGAGGCTCTTCGCCGCTGCCCAGAAGACGGGGTAGCCGGGGAAGTGCGGCTGGAGCGCCGCCACGTCGAAGCCGTCGGCGACGCTGCGGGCGAAGCGGAGGCTGTCGGCGTCCTCGATGTAGGAGACAGCAGTGGCGAGGCGGCTCAGCAGGCAGGCCGCTGCCACAAAAAGCCAGAGCGGAGCCTCCCTCCAGGGGAAGCCCCGCTCCGGCCGAGAAGGCGCACGCAGGGTCGCGGGCGCAGTCATCCTACCACTGGTCCATGTTCGCCTGCGAGAACCCGTAGGCGGCCTGGAAGATAGTCTTGGCCGCGTTGAGGTCGGCAACGTAGGCGTTGTACTCATCCGAGCCGGGGAGGGCGTAGACCGGCGCGTTGCCCATCAGCTCGTGGAGCTGGCGGAGCTGGTCGGTGCTGACCATGTTGAGCGCGCCGCCACTGAAGCCTTCGTCGCCCCGGTACGAGAACTGGAGGGCGTAGGTGAAGCCCTTCATCTCGCCCCAGAACTTGTTGAGGGTGAAGTCATTCTTGCCGTCGACCTCGGCCTGCGTCAGGCCCGCCATCTCCTCCAGCGTGACGTTGACGTAGTGGACGGCCGTGGCCGCGAGGATCTTCTCCATCGCTTCGGAAGCGTCCTGCCGGGCTTCTGCGAGGACCGTCTGGTCGCCGTTGACGATCGCCGTGCGGCCGCGGCGGAGGGCCTCGAACGCCTCGGCGCTGAAGTCCACGCCGACGCCGCCCTTGTCCCGCTTGCCGGCGTTGCGCGCGATCCCGAAGTTGTACTCCGTCGAGAAGTCGAGCACGCCGTCGCCGTTGGTGTCCTGGGCGAAGTCGCTGAGGCTGCCGGCGAGCTGGTCGTCGGTGTAGTTGGAGTAGTCGCGGGCCGAGCCGAAGTAGCCGTAGGCCTCGTCGAAGCGGTGCTCCTGGTCGGTGTCGGGCTGGCCCTCATCGCGCCGCTCGGTGTTGTCGCGGTCGAGGATGTCGGCGAGGTACTTGTTCGAGGTCTGGTCGAAGAGGATGGCCCCGATGAGGATCTTGTTGATCATCTGGGTGAGGTCCACGCCCTCGTCGGTGTTGTAGACCGCCTTCGTGCCGAGCTTGGTCGGGTCGTTGGAGTTGTCGGCGATGATCTGGAAGTAGGCCTGCATCACGTCGTTGACGGTCACGTCCCCGCCGTCGCCGATCAGGCCGTCGCTGTAGAGCAGCGTCGCGTCGGCCCCCTTGCGGCCGCGGAGGCTCTTGCCGGCCGAGATCTCCTCGTACGTCGTCGCGCTCGGCGTAAGACCGTCCGGGACGGAGGTGGCGATGTTGAGGCCGGTGTCGGCGTAGTCGTAGATCGCGTTGAGTTCAGCGACCGTGACCGGCGTGGCCCCTTCCTTGCCGCGCGCGTCGATGGCAGCCTTGAGGTCCTGGAGCAGGAGCTGGCGCACGACCTGGCCGCCGATGTTGACGGAGCTTTCGCCCTCGTCGAACCGGCTCTCGAAGTTGTACGTCGCGGGGACCTCAATCGGGTCGATGGGGTCATCGCCGCCGGGCGGGTCCGTGGGGTCGTCGTCGGAGCTGTCGCAGCCGACGAGGCCGAAGGCCAGCAGCAGCGCGAGCAGAGCGGAAAACTTGATACGCATGGGAGTGTCTGGTTGGTGCAGTGGTAGTTAGAAGGTGTAGCGCACGCCGAGGTTGACCTGGCGGCGTGTACCCGGGAGGATGCCCGAGCTCTGGTTGGCTGTGACTTGGCGCGGGTTGGAGTGCAACCGCGAGCCGACGTAGACCTCGTCCAGCGCGTTCTTCACGGTCATTTGGGCCGTGAGGCGCTCCCCAATCGGGACGCGCACGCTGGCGTTGAGGAGTGCGTAGGAGGGGACCGGGCCGGTCTCGCCGCGCCCGGTGGCGAAGTCGAGGTTCTCGAAGTCGGTGAAGACCTCGCTGACGAAGCGGAGGTCGGCGCGGGCCGTCACGCCGCGCACCGTCCGGGAGAGCCCGACGGTGAGGTTGTGCGCCGGCGCGTAGGGCAGCTCGTTGCCGTCGATGGCGACCGCCGACACGTTGTTGACGACCGCCGACGGGATCAGCCCGTCGAGGACTTCGGTCTGGAGGAAGGTGTAGCTCAGGTGGAGGTCAGGGAGCGGACCGAACCGCGCGCCGCGCACTGTCGCCGCGACTTCGGCTCCGTAGGTCTGCGCGCTACCGAGGTTGCGGAAGGCCGTCCCGCGCCCGGCCGCCACGAGGTCGTCGATGTAGAGGTAGAACCCGGCGACTTCGGCGGCCAGCAGCGGCGAGGCCACGCGGAAGCCGGCCTCGACGTTCCAGCTCTTCTCGGCCTCCACGTCGAGGCCGCCGTCTTCGATCGTGTTGCCGAAGTCGACGATGGTGAGCGCGCCACTCGACGGCGGGGTGAAGCCCCGGTGGATGCCCGCGAAGAGGTTCGACGCGCCGACCTGGTAGTTCAGGCCGAGGCCGGGGAGGAGGACGACCGTCGTCTTGTCGTCGAGGATGCTGCCCTGGAGCCGGTCTACGCGCTCCTGCTCGAAGACCTCGAGCCGGAGGCCCGGCGTGACTTCGAGCGCGCCGAAGCGGAGCCGCTCGCTGGCGAACAGGGCGACGGCGGCGGTCTCGTAGTTCTGCGCCTTCGCCACCACCCCCGCCGACGGGTTCGAAGCGACGATTTCTTCCTCGGTGTCAGGGTCGGTCTGCGTGTAGACGCCCTCGCGCGCGCCCGGGCTGTCGCCGAGGACGCGGTCGTCGATGAAACGCTCGACGTGGAGCCGTGCCCCAGCTTCGAGTTCGGACTCGCCGCCGAAGAGCGTGTGGCTCCATGTGTAGGCGTGCTCGACGCCGGCGGCGTAGAACGTCCGCAGAATCCCGAAGTTGTCGCGCCCGTTGCCGACGCGGACCACGTCGGAGTCCTCGTCGATCGAGAACGGCGCGACGAACGAGACGCTCGACGGGTCCTCGTTGTAGGCGTCGAGGTCGGCCGAGCGGATGAAGACGTCGTTCTCGCGCCACCACCGCCGGTCGAAGACGCTGACGTAGGCCCGCGTCAGGCTCGACACGTCGGCGCTCAACGACCGGTTGTAGATGGCGTCGAGCGAGGCGCGGCGGACGAAAAACTCGTCGTCGTCCTTCGGGTTGAACTCGGGGTCGTCGTCGAACGAGAACTCGGTCAGGCCGGTGTAGGTGGCCTCGTAGGTCTCGAGGTTGCCGTTGGCCTTGAGGAAGAGGGTGCTCTGCGGGCCGGTGCGGATCGTCGCCTTGGCCGTAGCGTTGAGCTGGTAGAAGCCGTTGTTCTCGCGGAAGCCGTCGCCGCGCTTGGCCAGGAACTGCACCTCGGGCACGAAGCCGCGCGTCCCGAACCCGCCCGCCTCGGCGAAGGCGCTGACGTAGCCGTTCTGGCCGACCGTGAGGTGGCCCGCACCGCCGAAGGTGCTGCGCGGCCGGCTCGTGATGTAGTTGATGACGCCGCCCATCGTCTGCGGCCCGTAGCGCACGGCGGCGCTGCCCTTGATGACCTCGACCCGCTCGATGCGCTCGACGGGGGGGTTGTAGTACATGTTGGGATAGACGTAGAGCGCGGGCTGGATCGGGATGCCGTCTTCGAGGACCAGCACGCGCGACGACCGGCGCGGGTTGAGGCCCCGGATGCCAATCGACAGGCGGGCGTTGCCGATGCCGTCGTCGGCCGCGCCGTAGACGCCGGGGACGTACTCGAGCAGCTCCTGGGTACCGATCGGCTGGATCTGGCGCACCTCGGCTGCCGAGAGGAGCGTCGCGGTCCCGGGCAGGCGCTCGTACTCCCGGGTGCGCGCCGCGAGCACCTCGATGCCCTCGATCTCGACCGGCGCGTAGGCGAGCGCGATCCGCAGGTCGGTCTCGCCGGCGGTCACGCGGAGGCGCTCGGTCTCATAGCCGAGCGAGCGGACCACGAGCGTCGCCGCGCCCTCCGGCACCGCGATGCGGAAGCGCCCGTCGGCGTCGGTCACGGTGCCGCTCTGCGGCATCGCCTCAACGGCGACCGTCGCCCCGACGAGCGGGTCGCCGGTGGCGGCCTCGACGACGCGGCCCGATACATCGGCCGTGGACTGTGCCCAGGCGGCCGGTCCGAGCAGGACGGTCAGTGCGGCGAGGGCGTAGGTAGACAGGAGGGCGGGGAGGCGGGGCGGAAGCGTCACAGGGCAGAGGGCTTGGCGGAACCGTGCGGGAGCCGCGCTAGAAGCGGCGCGGGTTGTCGGCCGGGGTATCCGGGGCCGAGCCGGGCAGTGGAGTCGCCGGCGCGCGGACAGAGTCCGGCGTCACAACGGGGGACTCGAAGCCGAGCCGGCCGTAGCTGCCGCCGCCAGGTGCTTCGGTCGTCGGGGCGAGGATGGGATCGTCGCCGCAGCCGAGCAAGAGGAGGCAGGGAAGAAAGAGAACCAGGAGAGCGAGCCGCTGCATGGGGATTCCTGTTTAGAACCGTTCTAAACTTACAGCGCTTTGAGGGTCTTGCGCCCCCGGCACGGAATCTTTGCCGAGCGTTCATACGGAAGTGAGGAGCCGGAAGGAAAGCCAGAAGAATCAACGAGGACGCTGCGCTTCGCGCCGATGGCCACTCTCCCCATTCCTTCCGTTCTTCCCATTCCGCGCCGCAGGCGCACCCGTCCACGCCTCGAACCACGCGGCGAATGCCGCCAGCCCGTCTTCCAGCGCCGTCGCAGGCCGGAACCCGGTGTCCTGTTCCAGCGCAGCCGGGTCGGCCCAGGTGTCGAGCAGGTCGCCGTCCTGCTTCGGCTGGAGGTCGAGCGCTGCCTTCCGGCCCAGCGCCCGTTCCAGCGTCTCGACGAACGTGAGCAGGTCCACAGCTTCACCCCGCCCCACGTTGTAGACCCGGTACGGCGTCGGCCCGCCGGGCGGGCGCTGCATGACGCGCACGAGCGCCTCCACGACGTCGCCAACGAAGGTGAAGTCGCGGCTCATCGCGCCCCGGTTGTGGAGCGGGAGCGCGCGGCCTGCCCGGATGGCTTCGGCGAAGGCGAAGTAGGCCATGTCCGGCCGGCCCCAGGGCCCGTAGACCGTGAAGAACCGGAGGCTCGTCGTCGGGAGGCCGTAGAGGTGACTGTAGCTGTGGGCGAGGAGCTCGCCGGCACGCTTCGAGGCGGCGTACGCCGAGGCGGGCCGGTCGGCGGCTTCGGCTTCGGCAAAGGGGGGCGTTCCGCCCAGCCCGTAGACTGACGACGAGGAGGCGTAGACGAGGTGGCGGACGCCGTGCTGCCGGCACGCCTCCAGCACCGAGACGGTGCCGCTCACGTTCCCTGACGCCGACGCGGCCGGGTGCGCCACCGAGTGGCGGATACCCGCGCGCGCGGCGAGGTGGAAGACGACCTCGGGGCAGCGCTCGGCAAAGAGGGCGTCGCACGCCGACCGGTCAGCCACGTCGAGGTCGATCAGCTCGAACCCAGCGTGCTCACCGAGTTGCGCTGCCCGTTCACGCTTCAGGTCGGCTCCGGTCGGCCCGGAGTAGTTGTCCACCCCGGCGACGGTGTGCCCGCCGGCGAGGAGGCGCCGCGCGAGGTGGTAGCCGATGAACCCGGCGGCCCCGGTCACGAGGCACCGCTGGGGGGCTGTAAGAGTGGGCGCGATCACAGGGCCGAGTCCGTTGCGGGAGAGCGGCAACATACGACCCCACCGCCGCTGCGTTCTCCGCTGCCATCCCGCCGCCGCGCAGGCCAGAGACGTAGCAAGAGGGCGGCCCCAACGCGGAGCCGCCCCCTCGCGGTGGCGCAGGCTTACGGGCCTGCGCCCCGTGTCGGCGCGTGCCTACTTCGTCACGACGAGCCGCCCGGATGCGACGAACGCTCCGGCTTCGAGCCGCACGATGTAGACGCCGCCGGCGAGCGCCGACGCGTCAAGCGCGGCCGTGTGGCGGCCCGCCTCGACGGTCTCGTCGACGAGCACGGCGACCTGCCGGCCGAGCACGTCGTAGACCGCGACTCGGACGGCCTCGGCCTGCGGCACGTCGAAGCCGACCGTGGCGCGGCTGCTGGTCGGGTTCGGGTAGGTTCCGGTGAGCGCGAAGGCCGCCGGCAGTGAGGCGCTGCTGCGGGCGGCTCCGGCCTCGGCGGCATCGCCCGAGCCGCCGGCGAGGGCGGCCCCCTCCTTCACGAACGTGAACTGGTCCGACGCAGCCTCGACGGCCGGGAAGCGCCCGACGTTGACCGTCACCGTGTACGTCCCCGGCGCGAAGCCGGCCGGGACCTGGTTCATGAGCGTCCGCATCCGCGCCGCCGTCGGGGCAACGGGGAACGGCGGCTCGAGGTGGCGCTCGACGAACGTCGTCCCGTCGGGCCGCTCGACGACCGTCCACGCCTCGACGCGGCGCGTGGTGTCGTCGGACTGCGCTACCTCGACGAGGCTCGACACCTGCCCGCCGCTGGCCGGAACGCTCGTTGTGCTCGGCGTGGCGAGAACGGTGAAGGTCGTCGTCTCGTAGATCCGGCCGGGGCCGCCGACGGGGTAGTCGGCCTGGGCGACGGTCCCCCCAAGTGCGTCTTGGATGTAGTTGCTGAGGGCCTGCTGGTAGGTCACACCGAGGAGCGTGAAGGCGTTGTCGCGGAACGGGTACTGGTCGCCGCCCCGCGCGAGGAAGTCCGCGGTGGCGACGTTCAGCGACGGGGCTCCTTCGGCTACGACGCCCTCATCGACGAGCACCGTGCCGTCGGCGAGCTGCACGTCCTGCACCCGCGTGCCGGGCGTGACGACGTTGCCGTCAGCGTCCAATTCTTGGGCTGTGCCGGCGGTGTCCCACGCGAAGAAGAACCCGCCCGACTGCGCGAACCGTCCGTTGACATCTTCCACCTGCGAGACGGCGTTCTCCAGAATCTCCTTGAACTGGGCCGCGCCCACGTCCTCAACGATTGTGACGAAGTTGGTAAACGGGAGGATGTCGAAGGTCGCTAGCTCCGAGATCGGCCCGGCGGCGAGGACGTTGTCGTTGCGGATGCCGCCGCCGTTCTGGAGCGCTACGTCCGGCTGCGGCGCGTCGAAGGCCTCGTTGAGCTGATCGGCCTGCCAGAGGAGGGCGTCGGCGATGAGGTCGCCGAGGTTGGTCTCCTCGGTGCGGACGTCGCCGCGGACGCCGTTGAGCGGCACCTCGCTGGTGCCGATGACGGTCGCGGCGAGGTCAGCGACGAAGTCGATCACCGGGTCGACGGCCTGCGCCTGCACGGCGGGGTCCGGCGTGACGGCGTCGGGCTGGGTGCCGCACGCGACGCGGACCGGCCCGCTCTGGGTCCCGACCGAGACGAGGTCGCCCGCCGCGTCGAAGTCGACGACGAGGCGGCCGAGGTAGGCGTAGTCGCCCGAGGTCCCGACGACCGGGACACTCGTGCCGTCGGCGTCGGTCGCCGTCTGCGGGTAGGCGCCGAACACCTCGCCCTCGTCGCCGGGGATGAGGAGGTCGCCCGCGTTGGCGAGCAGCTCGCCGCCGGCGATCACCACATCCACGCCCGAGAGGAGGGGAACGAGCGCGAGCTCCTCGTTGATGCTCTGGAGGTGGCTCGACAAGATGATGATCTCGACGCCCTGGCCCTGGAGCGCCGTGACCTCGACCTGGACCGCCGCCGCCACGTCCTCCATCACCACCACGTCGCCGGGCGTGGAGATAAACGGCAGGCTCGTCGTGGTCGCGCCGATGATGCCGACGGACGTACCGTTTACGGTCACGACCGTGCTGGCGGCGATGCGGCCTGCCTGTTCGAGCGCGTCGAGGCTCGGCTCAGCGCTCACATCGAGGTTGGCGCTCAGGAAGGGCGGGTTCGGGCCGGCACCGAAGCTCGTGATGAAGTTGGCGAGCACCTCCGGCCCGAAGTCGAACTCGTGGTTGCCGATCGTGACGGCGTCGTAGCCGATCAGGTCGAGCGCGACGGCGTCGAAGTAGGGCACGCCGTTTTCGAGGCTCGCGGTGAACTCCGGCCCGGCCAGGAAGGTGTCGCCCGACGAGATCAGCACCGCGCCGTCGGTCGAGAGCGCGGCCTCGGCGCGAAGCTGGTCGGCGAGCGTCGCGAAGCAGGCGACGCCGCCGAAGTCTTCGAGCCCGGAGCCGAGGTTGATGAGCTGCGACTCGCCGTCGCTGTTGTGGAGAATCGTGAGGGAGGTCTGAGCGCGCGCCGGAAGCGCGAGGGCGACGCAGAGCGCGAGGCCGAGGGGAAGCAGTCGGGGCATGGGATACCAAAGCGGGTGAAGGGAAGAGGGAGGCCCAGACTACCCGTCGCCCAGCTGCTGCGTGTAAACCCGTCGTGAGCGAACTATTATCCTCCTGTTACCCGGCATCCTCCTAGTGTCCGGCCGCGGCGGCTTCTCGAAATCCGAGTTGTCCGACGGCGACGGATGGCCTATCTTGAGAGCCGTTCCTCCGAACGACACTGTTCTTTCCCACACGCCTCAGGTCCCCGGCCCGGTCTGACGACCGGTCGGGGTGAAAAGGGAATCCGGAGGAGCGCCGAACAACGAACGCCGAACGACGAGCGGGTGCTGCGAGCAACCGTTCGTCACTCGTCGCTCGCAGATCGTCGCTTCCAACCGGAGCTGTACCCGCAACTGTAGGCGGCGCGCCGATGGCGACGACGCGGAGGCCACTTCTCACGAGAGAGGGAAGGCCGACGCTGAGCCGGAAGAAGAGACCTCGTCCCAACGAGACGATGTCTCCGCGCCGTGAGCCAGGAGACCTGCCGGGGCGTGCTTCACCAACGACCTCCGGGACTAGAGGCTCGCGGTGCCTGCGCAGCGATGACCCGTGCTGCGCCCGACCGGCGTGCGGTCGGCCCGGCTGCCCGATCCTCTACATTGAGGTTCGGGTTTTTTCGTGCGCGCTCTCTATCTCTTTCTGACCGCCTGCCTTGCGCTGCCTGCCCTCGCGCAGACAGCTCCGCCGGACACGACGCTGCCCGCCGTGAGCGTCAGCGCGGCGCGGGTGACGCTGCCGCTCGCCGAGGCCCCGGCGCGGGTGACAGTCCTCGACGCCGAGGACGTGACGGCGAGTGGTGCGCAGACGGTCGCCGATCTCCTCGAGGACCGCTCGGCGATGTTCGTCAAGCGCTACGGGCCGGGCGGGCTGGCGAGCTTCGCGCTGCGCGGTTCCGGCGCGAGCCACACCCTCGTCCTCCTCGACGGTCACCGTATCGCCGACCCCCAGCTCGGCCAACTCGACGCGTCGCTCCTGCCCGCCTCGCTGCTGGAGTCGGTCGAGGTGTTGCACGGCCCGGCGTCGGCGCTCTACGGGACCGACGCTGTGGGCGGCGTGGTGTCGATTCGCTCGCCGCAGCCGGGCCGGATCTTCGCCCGGGCGACGGCCTCCGGCGGAGCCTTCGGCGAGCGGCGCGCGAGCGCCCTCGCGTCCGGCCGCATCGGTGCGTCGCCCGTTTTTGCGACGGTCGCGTTTGAGCACGCGCAGGCGCAGAACGACTACCCCTACACCGACTCGACCGCGTTCAACCCGGAGACCGGAGCCAGCGGCGTCACGCGCGACCGCGAGAACACGGACCTCGCCCGCGACGCCGTCTTCGCCCGCTTCGCCGGGGAGGTCGGCCGCCACCGGGCCGCCGCTGGCGTGCTCTTCACCGACGCCGACCGGGGCCTGTTCGACTACAGCGCAGCGCAGGCGGCGCGGCAGGAAGACCGAGCGTTCCGCCTCTGGGCCGACCACACGCTCCGCCTTGGGTCGTGGCGCGTCCACACGGGTGGTCTGTGGCAGCGGACCGCGCTCCGGTACGTCAACCCGACGCTCGGGCTGGACGACACCGGCCGGACCGGCGGGCGCAGCCTGCGCCTGCGCGCCGAGCGTGGCTGGGCCGCGGGGGCGGACGAGACGTGGCACCTCTCCCTCGGCGGACACCTCGGGCAGGCGAGGGCCGAGCACCCGAACCTCGCGGGCGACGCCGAGGAACAGGCAGCCTCGCTCTTTGGGTCGTTCGTCGTTCGGAACGCGCGCGGCGTGCTCACGACCGCGCTTCGCTTCGACCGGTCGGAGACGGCGAGCGTGGACTCGCTCGCCCTGCCGGACTCGGCGGTGCAGGCGTTGACGCCGCACGCGGGAATAAACCTGCAACCGACGCCGTGGCGCGGCT is part of the Bacteroidota bacterium genome and harbors:
- a CDS encoding NAD-dependent epimerase/dehydratase family protein is translated as MTGAAGFIGYHLARRLLAGGHTVAGVDNYSGPTGADLKRERAAQLGEHAGFELIDLDVADRSACDALFAERCPEVVFHLAARAGIRHSVAHPAASASGNVSGTVSVLEACRQHGVRHLVYASSSSVYGLGGTPPFAEAEAADRPASAYAASKRAGELLAHSYSHLYGLPTTSLRFFTVYGPWGRPDMAYFAFAEAIRAGRALPLHNRGAMSRDFTFVGDVVEALVRVMQRPPGGPTPYRVYNVGRGEAVDLLTFVETLERALGRKAALDLQPKQDGDLLDTWADPAALEQDTGFRPATALEDGLAAFAAWFEAWTGAPAARNGKNGRNGESGHRREAQRPR
- a CDS encoding 5'-nucleotidase C-terminal domain-containing protein → MPRLLPLGLALCVALALPARAQTSLTILHNSDGESQLINLGSGLEDFGGVACFATLADQLRAEAALSTDGAVLISSGDTFLAGPEFTASLENGVPYFDAVALDLIGYDAVTIGNHEFDFGPEVLANFITSFGAGPNPPFLSANLDVSAEPSLDALEQAGRIAASTVVTVNGTSVGIIGATTTSLPFISTPGDVVVMEDVAAAVQVEVTALQGQGVEIIILSSHLQSINEELALVPLLSGVDVVIAGGELLANAGDLLIPGDEGEVFGAYPQTATDADGTSVPVVGTSGDYAYLGRLVVDFDAAGDLVSVGTQSGPVRVACGTQPDAVTPDPAVQAQAVDPVIDFVADLAATVIGTSEVPLNGVRGDVRTEETNLGDLIADALLWQADQLNEAFDAPQPDVALQNGGGIRNDNVLAAGPISELATFDILPFTNFVTIVEDVGAAQFKEILENAVSQVEDVNGRFAQSGGFFFAWDTAGTAQELDADGNVVTPGTRVQDVQLADGTVLVDEGVVAEGAPSLNVATADFLARGGDQYPFRDNAFTLLGVTYQQALSNYIQDALGGTVAQADYPVGGPGRIYETTTFTVLATPSTTSVPASGGQVSSLVEVAQSDDTTRRVEAWTVVERPDGTTFVERHLEPPFPVAPTAARMRTLMNQVPAGFAPGTYTVTVNVGRFPAVEAASDQFTFVKEGAALAGGSGDAAEAGAARSSASLPAAFALTGTYPNPTSSRATVGFDVPQAEAVRVAVYDVLGRQVAVLVDETVEAGRHTAALDASALAGGVYIVRLEAGAFVASGRLVVTK
- a CDS encoding TonB-dependent receptor; the protein is MRALYLFLTACLALPALAQTAPPDTTLPAVSVSAARVTLPLAEAPARVTVLDAEDVTASGAQTVADLLEDRSAMFVKRYGPGGLASFALRGSGASHTLVLLDGHRIADPQLGQLDASLLPASLLESVEVLHGPASALYGTDAVGGVVSIRSPQPGRIFARATASGGAFGERRASALASGRIGASPVFATVAFEHAQAQNDYPYTDSTAFNPETGASGVTRDRENTDLARDAVFARFAGEVGRHRAAAGVLFTDADRGLFDYSAAQAARQEDRAFRLWADHTLRLGSWRVHTGGLWQRTALRYVNPTLGLDDTGRTGGRSLRLRAERGWAAGADETWHLSLGGHLGQARAEHPNLAGDAEEQAASLFGSFVVRNARGVLTTALRFDRSETASVDSLALPDSAVQALTPHAGINLQPTPWRGFRLKASAGRAFRTPTFNDRFWQPGGNPALRPERGWTAEAGAVVEVRPGPLTFATEGTLFTSRLRDQIVWRPGRFPDGFYWAPVNVGRTRTTGWELSANVRFEQRSAFAEVGGLWARSRARDRTDSAATSFDQPLLFVPDDQAKAHVALGLGPLRLDAQLRHASERPSAADGSAALDPYTLFDAGASVALAGPAWRARLGARVENLTDEVYSVVPRYPMPPRTLRLTLTLETR